A DNA window from Thermococcus sp. 4557 contains the following coding sequences:
- a CDS encoding 50S ribosomal protein L34e, whose amino-acid sequence MKPMYRSRSWRRKYVRTPGGRTVVHFERKKPKVAHCAMCGRPLNGFPRGRPSELRKLPKTAKRPERPYANLCPSCMRKVMKAQVRAGVAL is encoded by the coding sequence ATGAAGCCGATGTACAGGTCAAGGTCATGGAGAAGGAAGTACGTCAGGACCCCTGGCGGAAGGACCGTCGTCCACTTCGAGAGGAAGAAGCCCAAGGTCGCCCACTGCGCCATGTGCGGCAGGCCGCTCAACGGTTTCCCGCGCGGCAGGCCCAGCGAACTCAGAAAGCTCCCGAAGACCGCCAAGAGGCCGGAGAGGCCCTACGCTAACCTCTGCCCGAGCTGCATGAGGAAGGTCATGAAGGCCCAGGTCAGGGCGGGCGTTGCCCTCTGA